The genomic interval GCGGTGTCGCGGATGTGGACGGCGTTCCACACGTTGGCGCCATCGCCGGGGTAGCCGGCGAACCCCTTCTCCTTCGCGAGCGCGATCAGTGTGGGAAGGAAGCCCGCCACATCACTCGTGCTGTGCGCGATGTTGGCGATCCGCACGACCGAGGAACGCACCCCCTGCCCGGCCAGGTCGATCACGACCCGCTCCACGACGTTGCGGGCCCGCAGGGTGCCCCGGTGCTCTTCGCCGGACGGCAGGGCAGGGTCTTCCTCGGTGGCCGGCCGTCCCAGGTCACCCGGTGAGCCGATGCTTCCTGCGGTGACCAGCGGCTTTCCCGTTCCCGCGAGGGCCTCGCCGTAGGCGAGCAGGATGGGGAGCTCCGCGGCGGCCACGGCGTCCATACCGCCGGTGGGCAGGAGGTCCTGTCGGTGGGCGACGTGGATGACGCCGTCGGAGGCGGCGGCTGCTTCCTTGAGCCCGTCGAGGTCCGCCAGGTCACCACGGCGCACTTTCGCACCGAGCGCGGAGAGGGTCTCAGCGGACGCGTCCGACCGGGCCAGGCCGGTGACCTCGTGCCCTGCGGAGATGAGCTCGGGAATGATGTGAGAACCGGAATGCCCGGTCCCGCCGGCGACGAATACATGCATCTGGAATATTCCTTAAAGGGGTGGACTGGGGCTTTCCGTGACGCTCGCGAGACATTCCCGGACGACACGGAAAGAGGTGAGGAGCGCTATTCAGCGCAGCAGGGTGACGTTGAGGGAGAAATCGGTGTGTTTGACGGAGTGGCTCATCAGGCCCAGCTCCAGCAGGCCGACGTTTTCCAGCGCCCGCGCCATGAATAGGTCGCCGGTGTCCCAGGGGCGCAGCCCCAGGCTCTCGACGAAAGCCGACACGCGGGTCTTGGCCTGCGCGTCGTGGCCGGCGATGAACACGTCCACCGGGCGGCCCTCGGCGGACCCGGCGGCCACCACGTGGGAGAACACC from Streptomyces sp. CA-278952 carries:
- a CDS encoding SDR family oxidoreductase codes for the protein MHVFVAGGTGHSGSHIIPELISAGHEVTGLARSDASAETLSALGAKVRRGDLADLDGLKEAAAASDGVIHVAHRQDLLPTGGMDAVAAAELPILLAYGEALAGTGKPLVTAGSIGSPGDLGRPATEEDPALPSGEEHRGTLRARNVVERVVIDLAGQGVRSSVVRIANIAHSTSDVAGFLPTLIALAKEKGFAGYPGDGANVWNAVHIRDTAALFRLALENGPAGSYWHAVEDEGTPFRDIAEALADRLGLPAVSIPDDSLMTPGYFGFLTNIVTQSYPASNAITRRTLGWEPAQPRLIADLDNGHYFPAA